In Cicer arietinum cultivar CDC Frontier isolate Library 1 chromosome 7, Cicar.CDCFrontier_v2.0, whole genome shotgun sequence, a single window of DNA contains:
- the LOC101490746 gene encoding probable xyloglucan endotransglucosylase/hydrolase protein 23, with amino-acid sequence MKPMAAISSANYALLMIVITFLLSIAYGGNLYQDVDITWGDERGKIINNGQLLTLSLDRASGSGFQSHNQYLYAKIDMQIKLVPGNSAGTVTAYYLRSEGSSWDEIDFEFLGNLSGDPYIVHTNVYTQGKGDREQQFYLWFDPTADFHTYSFLWNSAHVVLYIDGRPIRELKNIESEGVPYPKKQPMRLYSSIWNADDWATRGGVVKTDWTKAPFTASFRNFKANGCVWSNNGSSCNSNSSNNAWLSQQLDFTNQKILKWVQKKYMIYNYCTDIKRFPQGLPLECTVRTKS; translated from the exons ATGAAACCAATGGCTGCTATCTCTTCTGCAAATTATGCATTGCTTATGATTGTCATAACATTTTTACTATCTATAGCCTATGGTGGAAACTTATACCAAGATGTTGATATTACTTGGGGAGATGAGAGAggtaaaattattaacaatgGTCAGCTTCTTACTCTGTCTCTTGACAGAGCCTCTGGCTCTGGCTTTCAATCCCACAATCAATATCTTTATGCGAAGATTGACATGCAAATCAAACTTGTCCCTGGAAATTCCGCTGGCACAGTCACAGCTTACTAT TTACGTTCTGAAGGGTCATCTTGGGATGAGATAGACTTTGAATTTTTGGGAAATTTGAGTGGTGATCCTTATATAGTTCATACCAACGTGTACACACAAGGAAAAGGTGATAGGGAGCAACAATTCTATCTATGGTTTGACCCAACTGCAGATTTTCATACCTATTCCTTTCTGTGGAATTCTGCACATGTTGT ATTGTATATTGATGGAAGACCAATTAGGGAGTTGAAGAACATAGAGAGTGAAGGAGTTCCTTATCCAAAGAAGCAACCAATGAGATTATATTCAAGTATATGGAATGCTGATGATTGGGCAACAAGAGGTGGAGTTGTTAAAACAGATTGGACAAAAGCTCCATTTACAGCTTCTTTTAGGAACTTCAAAGCCAATGGTTGTGTTTGGTCCAATAATGGTTCTTCTTGCAACTCCAACTCTTCTAATAATGCTTGGTTATCTCAACAGCTTGATTTTACAAACCAGAAGATACTCAAATGGGTGCAGAAAAAATACATGATTTACAATTACTGCActgatattaagagattccctcaAGGACTCCCTTTGGAATGCACTGTCCGCACCAAGTCATAA
- the LOC101491073 gene encoding CASP-like protein 2C1: MEFRMARGEILLRVLAILFLLLTACLVAFDTETKLLLFVEKKVTYKDLDVLKILVYITSTVAGYNMLQLCKYSFSACPTWSFKGSDYNYMAWISLLVDQIGVYLTLGSNSAAFEAAMFAYNGSEAFQWMKVCDKYSRFCNLIGVALLCGYVASILMALISTISAYKVFRIYSPNCFMRFKTK; the protein is encoded by the exons ATGGAATTCCGAATGGCAAGAGGAGAAATATTGCTAAGAGTGTTAGCGATATTGTTCTTACTATTAACAGCTTGTTTAGTTGCTTTTGATACCGAAACGAAGCTTCTACTATTTGTTGAGAAGAAAGTTACCTATAAGGACTTGGATGTCCTCAA GATCTTGGTGTATATTACATCTACGGTTGCTGGATATAATATGCTTCAATTATGCAAATACTCATTCTCAGCTTGTCCTACATGGAGCTTCAAAGGCTCTGATTATAATTACATGGCTTGGATTAGTTTGTTAGTAGATCAg ATTGGTGTGTACTTGACATTGGGGTCAAACAGTGCAGCATTTGAAGCCGCAATGTTCGCATATAATGGATCAGAAGCGTTCCAGTGGATGAAGGTATGCGACAAATACAGCAGATTCTGCAATCTAATTGGAGTGGCATTGTTATGTGGCTATGTAGCATCAATATTAATGGCTCTCATATCAACTATCTCAGCCTATAAAGTTTTTAGGATCTACTCTCCAAACTGCTTCATGCGTTTCAAGACCAAATAA